DNA sequence from the Coregonus clupeaformis isolate EN_2021a chromosome 30, ASM2061545v1, whole genome shotgun sequence genome:
TGATTACTTAGGCTATCTTGGACAGTAGTTAACCTAACCACCTTATTTTCCCCCAATCACTCTCTTGGATGAATTACATCTCACTGGAGGTCAAGGTAGCTTTGTGAAGCCGGCGGGACACAAtacatggagagatgaccaaccaatcactgttgatgaggagagtggaacctcaacccagcacattatcgtgatagaggttagtgtaatAGTATTACATCAAAATTACAGTACATAAAATGTGGCCAgtttatttcagaaaggctcTCCTCAGCTATTCACTTACTTACATGTACATCCTCATGTATCTGCCATAGGGGAGCTTGTGTGACTTCTTTATGACATCGTTACCCAATTATACTCAATACCGTCAATAACCTCCCCTCTTCTTGTCAGTCTGTAGATGCAGAGGTTGCAGGTCCTGGGGTCAAGCtggagaggtctgaaggagaggaggaccccACCACCGCCCCAGCGCGCCCAGGACCCGACGCAGCATCACGGAGGTCGGTGGAACGCTGAATGCCGTCctcaagtcagagacagacaccaaTAATTTAACGGGTCTGGGGCGACTGGGCTATCCACCTGCTCCCACTCAGAATATTTACTTTATGGTAACCCAAGCCCAAAGACGGATCTGTCCCATCAGGACTCAGGTGACATGTTAAAGACTGGCAATGATCCGTCCTGTTCATACACTATAGAGATGATACCTGGTGACAAGCCTGTCGGATTAGATACACAGACTGGATCTGTCTAGAGGGGGActggaaccagtacagtagtagtgtatactctgaagggtgcatagataagaaaggggaggttatagtggtagatgAGTTGACTGTGAAACTGGAGGGTGACGCTCCTCTGACATGGAATGCAGACGAGACTCACTTAGGAGAAGGACACTCTCAGGGCAACACCAGTGACTTCTTAGACTACAGGGAAAGCTTAAAGACCAATCTAACTGTCGCAACCCACTCCCCTTCACACACGCTCAGGGATCGCAACCCACTGTCCACGCCGATGGCACCTTCGGATTCACAATACCTTTTCGatcaggtattgaactcaaaGGATCAAAGGGCCAAGGCACAGGGAGGGGGGAGCCACATCAGGAAATACTAAAGAGAAacggttcctctgcatgttctgtaacaaaggcttcagcagctcccagaaggtggagatccaccagagggtccacacaggggtgaaacccttcagctgtacccagtgtcataTGCGCTTCACCCAGGCTggtgacctgaagaggcaccagagggtccacacaggagtgaaacccttcagctgtacccagtgtcacatgaGCTTTGCCCAGGCTGgcaacctgaagaggcaccagagggtccacacaggggagaaatccTACAGCAACCCCCCAGTGTGAGAAGAAGTTCTCCCACTTGCACCAACTGAACATGCACCTGAAAGTCCATATGGGAGAAAGGCCGTCGCCTGTACGCACTacgggaagaggttctcagaggatacaccagcagaaaaaacATTCCACGCAATGACCTATAAATTAACCATTCCACTCGATTGCTTCTGGCGTTTAAATcaaaccctgcattaaagacaaagATACATGTTAATTGTTGTCAGcagaaaagatccacagatgctTTTGGAATAACGAGAGTAACAGATTAGTGTTGAATATTCCTGGGTAGAATATTGCATTCAGACGTGTGCTATATAAGCCTAAAAGTCTGTTACAtattgtgtttgtactgtgtaggctatatgatgtTGACAAATACCTATTTCTTTAATTTTTTCATGCAGATATTTTGTTGACGTGTGTGTGGGTTTTATATGGTGTatttaaaacataaaaaaaaaaaaaaaaatcacctttatttaaccaggtaagccagttgagaacaagttctcatttacaactgcgacctggccaagataaagcaaagcagtgtgataaaaacaacaacgcaGTTACATATAGGGTAAaccaaacaaagtcaaaaatagaaaatatatatacagtgtgtgcgaatgtagtaagttatggaggtagtaagttatatttgtaagtcgctctggataagagcgtctgctaaatgacgtaaatgtaaatgtaaggcaataaataggccatagtgcaaaatagttacaatttcgtattaacactggaatgatagatgtgcaaaagatgatgtgcaaatagagatactggggtgcaaattagcaaaaataaataacgatatggggatgaggtagttgggtgggctaatttcagaatggatgtgtacaggtgcagtgatcggtaagatgctctgacaactgacgcttaaagttagtgagggagataagtctccagcttcagagatttttgcagttcgtttcagtcattggcagcagagaactggaaggaatggcggccaaaggtggtgttggctttggggatgaccagtgagatatacctgctggagcgcagactacgggtgggtgttgctatggtgaccagtgagctaaggtaagactgGGATTTgcatagcagtgatttatagatgacctggagccagtgggtttggcaacgaatatgtagtgagggccagccaacaagagtgtacaggtcacaatggtgggtagtatatggggctttggtggcaaaacggatggcactgtgatagagtacatccaatttgctgagtagagtgttggaggctattttgtaaatgacatcgccgaagtcaaggatcggtaggatagtcagttttacgagggcatgtttggcagcatgagtgaaggaggctttgttgcgaaataggaagccgattctagatgtaacttttgattggagatgcttaatgtgagtctggaaggagagtttacagtctaaccagacacctaggtatttgtagttgtccacatactctaggtcagacctgccgagagtagtgattctagtcgggtgggcgggtgcaagcagcgttcggttgaagagcatgcatttagttttactagtgtttaagagccgTTGgtggctacggaaggagtgttgtatggcgttgaagctcgtttggaggtttgttaacacagtgtccaatgaagggccagatgtatacaaaatggtgtcgtccgcatagaggtggatccaagcttcaccagcagcaagagcaacatcattgatatacacagagaatagagtcggcccgagaattgaaccctgtggcacccccatagagacggccataggtccagacaacaggccctccgatttgacacattgaactctatctgagaagtagttggtgaaccaggtgaggcagtcattagtgaaaccaaggctatttagtctgccaataagaatgcggtggttgacagagtcgaaagccttggccaggtcgatgaagacgggcTGCGCAGTATTGTctttttatcgatcgcggttataatatcgtttaggaccttgagcgtggctgaggtgcacccatgaccagctcggaaaccggattgcatagcggagaaggtacggtgggattcgaaatggtcggtgatctgtttgttaacttggctttcaaatactttgaaaggcagggcaggatggatataggtctgtaacagtttggatctagagtgtcaccccctttgaagagggcatgggcaagttgcagcggagggtgcagagctggtggccggggtagtggtagccaggtggaaagcatggccagccgtagcaaattgcttgttgaaattctcgattattgtagatttatcggtggtgacagtgtttcctagcctcagtgcagttgggaggaggtgctcttattttcaaaggactttagtgtcccaaaactttttggagttagtgctacaggatgcacatttctgtttgaaaaagctagccattgctttcctaactgattgtgtatattggttcctgacttccctgaaaagttgcatatcgtgggggctgttcgatgctaatgcagtacgccacaggatgtttttgtgctggtcaagggcagtcaagtctgaggagaaccaggggctatatctgttcttagttctgaattttttgaatggtgcatgcttatttaagattgagaggaaagcacttttgaagaacatccaggcatcctctactgacggaatgaagtcaatatccatccaggatacccgggccaggtcaattagaaaagcCTGCTCGctaagtgttttagggagcatttgacagtgatgaggggtggtcgttttgaccacggacccattacagacgcaggcaataaggcagtgatcgctgagatcctggttgaagacagcggaggtgtatttagagggtaaatttgtcaggatgatatgagggtgcccatgtttacagatttagggttgtacctggtaggttcgttgataatttgtgtgagattgagggcatctagttaagattgtaggttggccggggtgttaagcatatcccagtttaggtcaccaagcagtacgaactctgaggatagatggggggcaatcagctcaaactgtttgggcacagacctggatagtatgaaagagctctgcaggctctctctacagtagattgcaaccccaccccctttggcagttctatcgagacggaaaatgttgtagttggggatggacatttctgaatttttggcagccttcctaagccaggattcagacactgctaggacatcagggttggcgagtgtgctaacgcagtgaataactcaaatttagggaggaggcttcggatgttaacgtgcaagaaaccaatgcttttacggttacagaagtaaacaaatgataacgcctggggagtaggagtgatactgggggctacaggggttaaccctctacatcaccagaggaacagaggaggagtagaataaggatacggctaaaggctttaagtactggtcttctagtgcgttgggtacagagaaaaaaaggggcaggtttccgggcgttgtagaatacaTTCAGGGCATTAtatacagaaaaggatatggaaggatatgagtacagtggaggtaaacctaagcgttgggtaacgatgaaagagatggcaccactggaggcaccgatcgagtcggtctccgcgtgtatggggggtgggacaaaggagccatctatgcaggttgagctgggctgggggatctacagtgaaatagtacaataagaaataaccaaaacagcaataagcaaggcatattgaaatgggagagaggcataaagcaatcatgTGTTAttcgagagctaagacaacagctggtaatggcgacaaagtttgggttgaggctaaacataaacaggatgcggtactgtataaaggaacagtccagcaggcatcagctgtatagctgagttatcataaggtccggtgaacagcaataggagagttcggaggtagtttgggggctgctatagcactagcgagcaagagacCACGGCTagtgtgtgctagcgggccggggctagcagatggatcttcgtggtcgacgtcgtaacggaaAACCTGTTGTAATCaaatcagacgatttcgtcggcagaccagtcgtgttggatcggcggggctccgtgtcaacactaggaggtcccgtccagttgacagagaggtagatagccgggagaagggcctggctcgtggctagctcgaggctgattagccaacaacaacgtccatttgattgcagctatctagctacgataatccagtgttaaaggtccagtgaatcagtgattccggcagaaaaacctatatgttctgggtcgataacgcgctgtgcagacagtgcagattgcggataatagtccaggctagagctggctggtaggtagtgcaggacAATGGTGAGAAACCGCTAGCGGTGGCTAatggcaagtagctagttagctggctactcccgtccggtagacagagaggtagatagccgggatatggccctggctcaaggctaactggtgcttgcttccagggggcagtggtgattagccaaacagcaacatccaattcggttgcggctagctagttgcgatccggtgttaatgtccagtgattcagttattccggcagaaaatccgatgttctgggtgaaaactgctaacggtggctaatagcaagtagctagttagctggctagctggtatcaactggagattctagataaaaggtaagtcaataatataatccgttccacattgagtgaggcgggttgcaggaaagtatattttgtagaaggatgaaaagtgtgatagggaaatatgtacaaaAAATACAGagaactggctatttacacagacacacaacaaagaacacgaccgcactgctatgccatcttggattcaATGTTTGTTTACTAAACACAAAATAGGACTTTTCATTAATTGAGATTATGTTTAGTGTATCACATCTGATCTCACCCTATTCTGAAAACACCAGGCAGTGCTTTATAACCAATATGCCTTCCAGCCAATTAGAGTGCTTGAGTGGACATTTGGACTCTGGCTCCACCCACTCTAGCTCAGTGTTTTAGTCGTTGACAGAAGACCAAGTTTTCAGTGTTTATTCTAAAAGTGTTGTGCGTTCATCTGCAATAAACCACAAGATCACATCTGATGTAAAATGTGTGTGGGTTTAACGTGTGGTGGTAAGCAAGAGAATAAAACACTGGATATGGACATGTCTGCCTGGTTGTTGCCGGACCGCCTGTAGGGGACAGACCTAAGTAGAGTCAGCATTAAGTTACTAGCGGATGAGGCAGCTAGCAGTTTTTACAATACACACACTAAATATAcctacacatacccacacactaacaaacacctaATGTACACGTCAAAATAGTTTAGTCAGGTTTGCCCGATAATTACTTTTGACTTATCATACCTGACTTGTTTTTTACCCATATCATATTAATGTCCACCATGATGGGTTTAACAACAATTAAGTAATtctgtaactacagtataggacTCAAACGTAGTGGGGATGGGTAAACACTCCATGTTGATAGTGTGTTTagtatctgtgtgtgtacgtacctgagggagtgtatgtctgtgtaatctgtatcacctctctcttccaggaggagggtccagaggtgctgctggtaaaggaggaggggtgtgaggagggtctgggAACCCTGAGGAGACAATGGTCATGGAGAacaaccagactacacctcctcctgaacctacagaggaaccagctgaacagcacaggaccacacacagtctcactgaggtgagcccactgtgaactactgtctgaatggtattaggtcagggcccgtatccacaaagcctctcagagtaggagtgctgatctaggatcagtttagcctttaaaatcataatgaataagattatttgGAAAGATCCTAGattagcactcctactctgaaaggccttgtggatacgggcccagatcttGATGAATTTTGTCTTAAGTGTATGAATTATCAAACCATTAAAGTGTCAAGTAAGCATTGACCTActgagtggactaaagatggCGGAGCAAGGTAAGGGAGACATACATATACAGAACATAATAGATATACTTCAATGGGAATAGTGATGCACCTGGCTATTTTCTCTTCATTCATCAAATCAATACAACTTATGTTTACATACTAAAACACACGTTATAATGTATGAACTTGACCAGGTAATTGACCAAAAACTCCATATGTAGAGTTTTCTCTGCCATGTTTGTAAAGTCTATTTTGTAACCTCTTCCTgcaggtggttggctggaggCTAACAGATGAGGGGACGTCGTCACTGAGCAGGCCAGCACCAGAAACAGACAGTGGAACACAAAACAACATCCGAActtagtctccatgacaacagactgGCTGAGACCAGGGGTAGGTGTAGATTTGTCCGCGGGGACGGGGTATGTGGCGGGAGAGAACAACAGACACAGATTCGGCTAGCAATGCTCTGTCCTGCTCCTATAGTTGGGATTCAGAGAGACTGACGGCGCCTCAGGTTAACCTCCCCCTAACAGGTActgccttcagcctgccttctataggatctatcaactggaacatggaccCTGCCACAACAAACTCCCCTGGCCTTCGTCCTCCTCACATTCTCTTTATGTTAAACTAGACCTCAGACAGTGACAGTGTCAACACTAAATGTCAACACAAGCCCATTGTCAAATGAGAGTAGTAGAGATGGAATCAGTGGCAGTGCTTGTTCTGGGGGAAAGCCTTCAGTTTCCCCAaaaggtggagatccaccagagagtgcacacaggggTGAAATCCCTAAAGCTGTACCCAGGGTCACATGTGCTTTGCCCAGTCTGGGCACCTGAAGAGGCACCACAGGGTCCACAAAGAGGTTCTCCCACCAGCACCagctgaagatgcacctgaaggtccaaATGGGAGAGAGGCCGTTCGCCTGTACGgcaagaggttctcagagaggagctacctcaggatacaccagcagaaaaatgCACAAAGTCCATGTATAGAGTGTAGTGATATGTAATGTAGGACTAGTTAGTTTGTAGTTAAGTCTGTTAGTTTTAGATGTTCTAGGGAACTggatgaggtgaactgaggaaagaATGAGTATGTTGAGGCAGAGTAGATGATATCGTGATGGTTGGTGTGATGGCGTCTGTGAAAATGCTTAATTGATGGGTCCAACCTTAACCTGACTGCATGTCCCTTTAGGTTGATGCTgatgttttataatgaggaaatGATAGTGCCTTAATTAATGTTTCCTTGGCATGAAGTAGTGAAGCTGTGTGTAATTTAATGTTAAACCTTAAATTCATTTTATCAAAGTGATGGTACCAGATTGACAGAAAAAGTGTTACCATAGTGAGAAATGTTATTCTACTTGTCACATCATTTTGTGCAATAAAATGTCATTGTAATGCCATTTTGTTTTAATTAAATACGAGATTGACTCTGTGCTGACTGACTTGGTTATTTTTTTATCATTGCAGGGACAGAGttttgacatttaaaaaaaaatccaatggCTCCATATTGTTAGGTACTTCAATCAGTGTTAGAGATGGGCTTGACTATGGTTGACATTTTATAATATGTCATGTTTCTGCGTACCGTAAAGAGTTTCTTATATAAACCTTTATGCTTTTCTGTACAATCTTTGTTTGCAGTCTGCAGTCAATGAAGACCTGCTGGTGGGAGAGACTGGACCTCAGAAGCAGCTAGTCGCAAACCCTGGCCCTGGATCAGAACTGTGGATCATGAGCCATCGCTCTTCCTTCCCGAGTCGGAACCAGGACCCAACCGCGAGGGACAACGACTTCACCACAACCACTACATAGAACACAACCAGCGGACAGAACAACCTCAGTCCTGGTggtcatcagagagacagaggctccagtcagggatccagtctgcagcccagacccttctcttcacagtctcagtgcagggatggagcagggcctggggctgataggaacaggagggtctatcgctatgatacaaacaccacagtatccatgatGGACAGAGCAGGTCACACTGGGCTTCAGCCTTCACAGAGAGTGGTGGAGAGCCTCCTGGTGGTAGTCTTTCAGGAAGTCTGTCTTCTCCTTCAGGATCCAGTCACCTACTGAGAGTTCATAGAAGGGCCTGGACCTGGGTCTAACCTTCCTCAGCTGCCTCAAGGAGAGGCTTTTCAAGTGCAAACTATGTTTAAAAGAGTCTCTCCTTCCTGAGTAGCCTTATCAGACATAGGAGTGTCCACAATGGGAATAAATCGTAGCAGTGTGGCTTGAGATGTACGCAGGGGATATCTGGGAACCATTCTTTagctgttatatatatatagttatcaTGTGAAGTGTTTTGGGGTAACCCTTTGTTAACTTGTCATTTGTAAATAACTGTTTTTATAGAGACAGTAAACATAGGCTATAACaagtaagtagccttgcacaaacctcatctcctgtttctgtagcttgaggcagcttgatgtacaagtacacccacTGGACAAGACGCTAGTCTATTGCAGGGCCTTACCCcaaatctatctccttaatgctgagtgccaagcggAGACGCATCAGGgcccatttttacagtctttggtatgactcggccAGGGATTGACTCACAACCTTCTAATCTCAGGGCAgacactaaccacaaggccactgagtcgGTCAGACTATAACAAGGACAGTTGAATATTTACCTTACTGAGGTAAAgtgatgttattttctactctatTCTTGCTAACACACTGTTCTTTATAAACACGTCTGCTCAGCTTAAAATATACTGATCATAGGGTATTTGATGTGTTATGTAATAAGCAGTACCATATTTCAAAGAACAGCACGCACACCTTTTTCATTTAACTAACGTTACACCCTTCCATCTATGACGCCAACCAATAAGATCCTTTCTCTTAGGTAAACGGAAGGGAACGGGGACCAAGAACGAGTTCGACGTTAGCGTTTTATTATCTAGACGTTTATTAACACACTGGAACTCAAAATATGACTCATTTAACTGCACAGCATCACATACTTACCTCAGGTAGTCTTTAATTCGCGCTGGAGACAGGAATTGGTTGATTTATGTTATCTTGGTAGATAACGCTAGCTAGTTAACTGCTAACAATGGCTAACGAAATGggttttcacactcaaatagcctctgtcatggaggtgctagcgaatgcagccgtggcagagctctgtaaactcgtagacgacgactatgcagtgtttcgtttggaaataactcaaagccagaaagaaaacagggcattgcggaggaaactacagctactggAACTGAAGGTGGCACGGGAGCGCGCAGAGAGGACAACGCGAGAACGCGTTCTCGCCAGTCGTTCTAGTAGTGTCAACATCCAGGACCGATACAGAGGAATGACAAGAGGTACATTTTTCAGAAGGCTACGGGGCCTGTCGCCCCATTCCCCTCTGCGCATTTGTTCAGATGTGTTACAAAATTGGGTCTTAGTCAGTTTTTGGATAGTATATCATACTTCTCCTGATTACTTGGCTATCTTGCACATATTTTTTCATTTAACCAGCcaggtcaattaagaacaaattaatCTTGCACAAAGATTATTTACCGAATTTCCCATTGTCATACTCAATTAAAAAAAAGTAATGCATGGAACATAatcaaaaaaatgtaaataatcaATTAATAAATATCAACAAGCTATGAGAAGTGTTACCTTACATCCAGGGCTGGATTACCTAACTGGCACgcaagagctctattttcattttatctgaccaaagcacaggttccaatccaagtgccaatgccattaagcaaactccaggcatttacatttgttggtAGTCAGAttaatcaggctgtaatacacaatTAATTGGTATATACAGCCTGAAACTAACAGGGATGGGCATTGACATTTGACTGTTGGAGTGTTCCCATGATTTTTTTCTGAGTACCGGTACtcaaatgagggggaaaaaaatatatgtttagaACATAAGGCCCGCACTGGAAAAAAATTGTGCATTTATCTATATGCCAACAGATCGCAACAATGcctaatttatcataaccattacagataacAAATCCTAATTGCTCACATTCAGTCATTTAAAAAGCAAGCGCCATTTAAGATTAATTTATTGAAACCGTAATATCAACGGGTAGTAACTGGATTGTTCTCCACCctcccctgattcagaatatacAATTTTCATTGTCCTGGCATATTTGGTTCAAATGCTATTGACGATGAAAAtgaatatccaatataaaactaaTTTTACCTCGGTGCCAAACTGAACCATATACCTACCAGCTCTCTAGAAAGTAGTGTAAACAATACTTTAATGCctatattttgtctcaaatttcgaGCAGCTGACGGACAAACTGCACAAACAGCTGCTAGAGTAAGTTTAAATGTATAGTATGTACATTTACACAATTGTGCAGGCATTAGTTTCAGGCTGTATATACCAATTAATTGTGAATTACAGCCTAATTAATCAGACtaatttgttggatgacatgaaataGAGCTCtatggccacgcacaccagtggtgggtttggcgtcgaaatgACAATGCATGACCAGAAAAGAACCACAtaccctactgtaaaatatggtggtggatctttggtTCTGGGGGCCctttaaggtcaac
Encoded proteins:
- the LOC123482312 gene encoding protein krueppel-like is translated as MFCNKGFSSSQKVEIHQRVHTGVKPFSCTQCHMRFTQAGDLKRHQRVHTGVKPFSCTQCHMSFAQAGNLKRHQRVHTGEKSYSNPPV